gatgattaaatattgttgcttcatatggactaaggaatccattcttcgtcccgcctcttttggccaaaattcaggtcggacaaagactgggtttgtaaatatctgaatttatttgtcaatgagtgagagagagagagagagagggagagagagagaatgaagagagctgtacagctggtagaaagtttaaccctttgtgatttggtttgaatgcacatttgtttggtggtgattgaatgtttgcgttttattccctggagcttgagttctgggactgttttgaatctgattcttattatggaaatttaacatgatttcttttaaggttaaggattctgtagagattatgaaaaaaagaatgatacctcctgttcttcttacaggtcatgactgccttactatcagtttctaactaatctcttctatctttacatgaaagcgatttatggaggacagttgaagtttcagttcaacattagattgtagtaaaaacaagatcctatggttaatatctgtgaccttggattcggccattgttcatgcattagaagtttttttctttaaacttgaatagacaaataattttaaggcagctctgattatttcaagacctatagtattgtaattgagcaagattggtcaggactacttaagaaaactaattttggatttaaattaagggagtaaaactgggtgattacagtggatttcaaaattgagaactgtatgcatttgacattttgaatattaaatactgaataaatgaacgtaaatatataaatatatttacaagtttggaacaggctttaaagttagtcaagcatgaattgatgaattggtgtttgaagttatggggagctagaaatattgcaatatttctttaaaaaaaaagaaaaaggggaagaacgtaatgacttatccccttcgggaggtaccaataggggacaaagattgggtttgtaagtgtccccctcagcagtggggaggtcagaatatttaaaaaagaaatgaaggtcctggttgaggatctggtagggttgtctgaacaaactgatcaatttttggggcgcagtctgtatacctgggctgagttaatgtctattttgaatatactatttactggggaagaaaggggacttatatggggagcagccattaaaatatgggacagggaacatccgattggagatggagatgctggacagggagaggtgaagtttcccctcagagacccccagtgggaagatcaaaatccggagcatagagaagaaatgagggaattgaaagacctgattgtaaaaagaataaaagaggcagttccgaagtcacagaatttgactaaagcctttgaagttagacaggagaaagatgagactccctcagctttcttgcaaagattaagagactcaatgcggaaatattctggaatgaaccctgaggacccagtggcacacggtcttttgaaagtacattttgtgacaaaggcatggccagatatacagagaaagatacagaagatagaagggtggagtgaaaagccattagatgaattgttaagagaggcacagaaagtgtttgtaaagagagaggatgagagacagaaacagaaggtgaaaatgatggtagctacggttggtgaggtagttaagaaaagaatggaaccaatattgagcaaccggagggtgggtggcagcatgtaggacagagaggacaagggggagtatttgatagagggttcgagcgacaggggcagagctggaagactccacaggcaggatgttattattgcggaaagatagggcattttaagcgggaatgtccggctctgaaaagggaagagagggcaattccgctaatgaattttgatgaagaataggggtgtcaggggttcctgccctcgggggcccaccaggaacccttgataaacctgaaggtgggaccctataaggaagaggtagtcttcctagtagatacgggggcagcacggtcatcactgaattttaaaccaaagaaagtagaaatgtcgacacggtcaattactgtttcaggggttaaaggggagggatttactgttccagtatttgaacctatgatgatagaaggtcctaaggatagggtcaaaggggaattgttgtatatccctgatataggaagtaacttactagggagagatttaattatcctctaaggactggagattggaattcaggaaaaagaattagttgtccaaatggcaatgttgacagaggatatggagagagagatagaccctattgtatgggctagagaagggaatcgtggaaaattacagatccccccccttgaaataaatttaaaaaggaaaggggacattgtctgtgagcgacaatatcccatttccatagaaggtaaacgaggactgcagccagtaattgaaggattgattagagatggattgttggagccatgtatgtctccttataataccccaatactaccagtgcggaaatccgatggaacttaccgattggtgcaggatttgagaacattataTCAAATAGTActgatcaggcacccagtggtgccaaacccctataccttattaagtaagatccctcatgaccacaaatggtttagtgtgatagatttaaaggatgccttttgggcctgtcccttggcagaggaaagtaggaatttgtttgcctttgagtgggaagaccctaagacagggtGAAAACAGCAATACCGATGgactgtgcttccccaggggtttacggaatccccgaatttatttggacagatgttagaacaagtattggagaaatttagcagccccaaggggactaccctgttgcagtatgtagacgacctcttagtaacaggaaaaagaagagaaagagtagtagaagccactaacaaattattgaatttcctgggtcagcagggactgcgggtatctaaaaacaaaccacaatatgtggagcaagaagttaaatacttgggacatttagttagtgagggaaagcgaaagataagcccggaacggatagagggaatagtgggaatgccactgcccagcactaaaagggagttacgcaaatttttaggtctaacgggttattgcagattgtggattgattcctatgcactggagactaagaaattatatctcaaactattagaggggggaacccaaatgtctaagttgggatgatgaggaaaaagaactagttgagaaactcaaaagagatttgatccatgcccctgtgttagccctaccttccctagataaacctttccacctctttgctaccgtggataagggagtggttttgggagtattaacccagaggtgggggaagggattagtacatgaagaattgattaaacgggtcttggagtccctattacttccccgagaaatagcagtagtgcatgtaaatggtcatcagaaaggaaatgaaccaaaggttaggggaaatagattagccgatgaggtggctaaggaagcagccctgaatccACAAGAAGTGgcgattcattccctaatacctactgtcccaggtcctcgggaagctcctatatttactgaaagtggagaaaaagaattgagagatttaggggctgtaaaaacagcagacgggcattggatgttacctgatggaagggaaatgttaaacaaaatgatgatgcgagagattatggccgtcctacaccaaggcagccattggggagtacaagcaatgtgtgatttagttcttcgGGAATATGGATgcaaaggaatatatacaattgctaaacaaatatgtgagggatgtatcatatgcaaaaaggtaaataagaaagtcttgagaaaacagaccccgggaggaagagacccaggactgagacctttccagagtatacaagtagattatactgaactccccagggtaggcagactaaaatatatgttggtcatagtagatcatttatctggttgggttgaggcataccccctagctaccgccactgcaAGTGGAGTGTCTAatacaatattggagcacataattccccgatatgggctcgtgaaccatattgattccgatcAAGGAACACACTTTacttctaaagtgttacagggggtaatgaaagggttgggaatttcctgggagttccatactccgtggcacccgccatcatcaggaaaggttgagagaatgaaccaaacactcaaacgacagctctctaaattgataatagaaactagactcccttggaccaaatgtttcccttccatcaggtaacatccaatgcgagtacgaacagccccaaggaaagatttgggactatccccctatgaaatcttatttggattaccttacttgggaacgaatggagaattgccaattcccgaaactaaagatttgtttttaaagaagtacatactgggtttgtcctcctctttgtctttcgtaaggaaacagggtttattggcacagactccaccccttgaattcaccgttcattccatccggccgggagattgaatcttagtaaaatcatggacagagactaaattacagccggactgggaagggccgtaccaggctcttttgactaccgaaacggcaataaggacagcggagaaaggctggactcactacactcggatcaaagggccagtggaccctcccgtggagaaagaagtctggacagccgaatcaacgcaagatccgctgaaactcagactaaagagactttgagtaactaattatacagtggcgacgcgagcgcgggattatttctgtaagattgtatattaagtctttttgtgcttcagcatgatgtttagaatactgggaatgcttagagttatgatgctagctctcttagtattggcatttcatcaaatatcattttcatatgtattattaacggttcctgaatctgataacccacaagtaatagacgctgatgtatgtagcttagtaaattgtggggacgtagataatcagagacagtatcgcagctctgagatacatcttaagtcctatggggatggccttggggacggTACTTGGTATAACAGtcttgtcacagtacaccgggcccccttccgaccagctcgcgattgccctgataaaaagtgtaacccaatatacctaacaataaggaaaaccacatggcacgaaacaatcctgggtggggccacctatgagatacaattaaatgaaacatttgggatagaaatgaaagcaaatgggaaggatttcttgggctgttgtttccgaattagtgtaggacagggaaaacgggtagaacgactgggtaataagatacaatctttcacccctcccgatgatcctaaagtagtaaaatttatagaggtaaaggacttgaaacagaccattgaaatagaaactgggtacggggatgcaaatgcctgggttgaatgggtaaagtatactgtaaaaagtctgaacaaaagcaattgctatgcatgtgcctccggtcgaccagtggcccaggtggttccctttccgctcgggtggaagcgagacaggaagggcatgaaatgtatgatagccctgtatcaggatgagactgcgtggaatgataggaattgtacctccctatcactgatgttccctcccttggagaagaaagatgcaaaagttcccaccctgttttctgccgcagttggaaatcacacctcgtgtgtgcgtagacgaggtacaagtcggtcgagagatttgggggagctgaaactatgtacagagattaagaatgtcaccgaaacggagaagggag
The DNA window shown above is from Chiloscyllium punctatum isolate Juve2018m chromosome 50, sChiPun1.3, whole genome shotgun sequence and carries:
- the LOC140470072 gene encoding uncharacterized protein, which produces MMFRILGMLRVMMLALLVLAFHQISFSYVLLTVPESDNPQVIDADVCSLVNCGDVDNQRQYRSSEIHLKSYGDGLGDGTWYNSLVTVHRAPFRPARDCPDKKCNPIYLTIRKTTWHETILGGATYEIQLNETFGIEMKANGKDFLGCCFRISVGQGKRVERLGNKIQSFTPPDDPKVVKFIEVKDLKQTIEIETGYGDANAWVEWVKYTVKSLNKSNCYACASGRPVAQVVPFPLGWKRDRKGMKCMIALYQDETAWNDRNCTSLSLMFPPLEKKDAKVPTLFSAAVGNHTSCVRRRGTSRSRDLGELKLCTEIKNVTETEKGGHYSALKVPRADLWWDCGGKILRPTLSPDWRGICAIVQLAIPFTLAFEKENKGGKKGRGKRLLLDTSFDDRIYLDSVGVPRGVPDEFKARNQIAAGFVPALFWWVTINKNDHTLYTRAHPKVD